The genomic segment AAAAAGAGTGCCCGTCTCAGGCACTCTCCGGCAACACCTTGTTCTCAGTAATCAATTAAAGACAGGACATCATAATCTTTAAGAAACCTTGTTCCGTGAAGTTCGCTCAGTTGAATCAGAAAAGCGACACCAACCACATCACCACCAAGCTTTTTCACCAGATTAATCGTCGCATTGATGGTGCCTCCGGTTGCGAGCAGATCGTCGGTGACGAGGACGCGCTGTCCCGGTTTAATGGAGTCCTGATGAATACACAGCGTGTCAATGCCATACTCCTTTTTATAGGAAAAAGTTTCGACGTCACGTGGAAGTTTTCCAGGCTTTCTGACGGGAACAAAGCCCACACCCAAAGCGTAGGCAATGGGTCCGCCAATGACAAAACCACGTGCTTCCGGACCGACGATCACTTCCGCCTTCTTACGGCGTGCGAAATCAGCCATCTCATTGATGGCTGATTGATAAACCGGCCCATTCTGAAGCAATGATGTAATGTCTCTAAAGTTAATCCCCTTGGTTGGGAAATCCATCACTGACGCGATATACTTTTTATAATCCATGTATAGTCCCCTCCGGCTCATCCGCCTGTTTCCGATGTTTCATTCTCTCTTCAAACCACGATTTCAATCTGGAAATCGGTGAATAACAAAACAGATCTTCCATTTCCAGCTGGTTCTTTTCTCTGCGATAAGTAACTGAATCCGAGAGCGGCGTCTTGCCCGACGCAGGATTCACTGTCAAAACACCATTATCTATTGTAACAAAATCAAGCTCAAAAAACACCTTTGTCATGAAATAAACCATGCGTTCAGGCCATCCTTTGAATCTGGCAATCTGCTTTGCCGTTTCATCCAGCTTAAACGAATGTTCCTGCCGGATCAGGGCATAATACCATACAAAGTGATTTCTTGTCGGGAATGTTGAAAAGTAATGATCATGAGCATGATGGAAAACAGTATATATGCGATTGACTTCTGTACATCTGTCGATCAGTCCCGTCAACTGCTCAAGTTCATCTGGAAGGTCCAGAAGAACAAGTACCGGTTTCCGGACAGGCTGTTCTCCCGAGCAGCGCTTCACCGCCCGGGATAGCTGCAGCCGTTCAGCTGTGTGCTCCTGAAACGCAATCATTTCTGCCTCATCCGGGGAAATCTTCTCCAGTTTTTCATTCAACCGGCGTTCATCACGCCAGTCAAAGACCTGCAGTCCATCAACTTTTATATCCCGAATCAGCATCTGCGGCTTTTTAAATCCATTCCATTCATTAATCTGCCACTCACCAATCATACTGATTCGATCCGCCGGAGAAATTTCAGCCCGTTTATGTCCCATACCGAAACCGATTCCGTCAAGTTCAGCTGAATCACCTTTAACTGTCAGTTTCAAATGCGACGCATCCCGGCCGACTGCACTGATTTTCGTAAGCGGGATATGGTCCATCAGGCAGAGCGGTTTTGCGTTATCCGTGCCAAACGGGGCCAGCTGCCCAAGCTGTTCGATCAGCTCAACCGTAATCTGATCCGGTTGACAGGTGTCCTCAATGATTGCTTTTTTTATCAGCATGTCCGGTGTGATCTGATGACGGACAGCCTTAAGAAAATCGGAGCGGAAATCATCAATATCTGTGGTCGGAAGTGAAAGGCCGGCAGCCATCTGGTGTCCGCCAAACTGGGCCAGATGATCTGAACTATCGGTCAGTGCTTTGTACAGATTAACGCCATCGATACTGCGTCCCGATCCTTTGGCCACACCCTTCTCTTCGTTTACAGCCAGAATAATAGTTGGCCGGTAATATTTTTCTACAATTTTGGAAGCGGCAAGGCCGATAACTCCCTGATTCCAGTTGACACCGGGCAGAACCAGTGCCTGGTCACCCCGCTGAATAAAGCTTGCAGCCATCTGGTCTGCTTCGCGAAAAATACGATCCGCAAGGGCTTTTCGCTCTTGATTCAGCTTATCCAGCCGGTCGGCCAGGGCAGATGCCTCCGTCTCATCCCCGGTGAGGAGAAGTCGGACAGCCGGTTCCGCATCTTCGAGCCGCCCGGCGGCATTGAGCCGTGGTCCCAGCTGGAAACCAATTGTATCACTGTCTGCGTCTCCTTTTCCACCAGATTTGAACTTTAATGCATTGATTCCCGGGTACGTCCCTTCATTTATTCTCTTAAGCCCCTGATAGGCGATGAGTCTGTTCTCATCCCTGAGGGGAACCAGATCAGCAATGGTACCAATGGCGGCAAGGGCAAGCCATTGCGGATCAGCTTTCTTCCCAAATAGTGCCTGAGTAAGCTTCAGGGCAACTCCTGCTCCTGACAGTCCTTTAAATGGATAGTCACATCCCGGCTGTTTCGGATTCAGAATCGTAGAAGCATCCGGGAGTACAGCAGGGGGTTCGTGATGGTCTGTGATGACATAATCAATCCCCAGCTGACGGGCACGATCTGCCGCCTCATATGCTGCAATACCCGAATCCACGGTAACGATGAGATCGATGCCATCCTTTTTTGCCTGTTCGACCGCCGCAGCATGGGGTCCATAGCCTTCTGTAAACCGGTTAGGGACATGCCAGGAAACTTCGGCACCCGTCATGCTCAGCGCGCGGACAAGAAGTGCCGTAGAAGTCACGCCGTCGGCATCATAATCGCCGAAAATGCGTATTTTCCGTCTGCGGGCAGCAGACCGGCTGATCCGGTCAACGGCCTCACGCATCCCGAGCATCCGCATCGGATCGTGAAATGTCATTTTTTCAGGATGCAGAAAAAGTTCCGCGTGTTCCGGATTATCGATCCCACGCAGAACAAGTAATCGTGCTGTGAGCGATGAAATGTGCAGGTCTTCAGCCAGTTCTCGAACCTTTTTCGTATCTGCTTGCTCTGTAATCCACCGGTTTTCCGGTTGAAGCAATGGTTGCCGCCTCCTTTTTCGGTTCACATGTATCATGTTAGGGCCCGGGGATTATTTTCGCGACAAAAGGCGTTTTCGTGAGACACGCTTTCCCTCTTCCTCTTCTTCTCCACCTGATACTCTGATCGCAAGTTTTTCAGCATCTTCGGGATGCAGACTGGCCAGCCTCTGGATCTGCCTTTCCAGCTGAACGATCCGACGCCGTTGTTTATAAATTTTAATGTATGTTGAAAGTCCGATCAGCAGGACGCCGATGAGCACCGATCCAATAATGATCAGAATCAGCGGAATGTCGGCTTTTCCGAACAAATAACTGAATGTCACACTGTCTACATTGTCTATAGAAAACAGAACCACAATCAGAGTGAATATCAAAATCAAAAGGATATTCCATTGTTTTTTCACAGTCAAAGTCTCCCCGTTCGATTTTTAAAGAGCATTAATTCTGCGCCTGAACGGTTCTTTTAGCTTTGCGCCGTGCAAGATACCGTGCTTTCAGTACAGCCCAGAGCGGACAGGCAATGCAGATTGAGGAATAAACACCACAGAGCAGACCGGCAAGCAGAGCAATGGTAAAGGTCTTAATGGATTCACTGCCGAAGATCAGCAGGAAAATAACCGGGAACAGGACGGTCAGAATTGTATTTATCGATCGGGTCAGGGTTTCACGGATACTCAGATTAACGATCTTCCCAAGTTCCTCCAGCGTCGTCAGACGTTTTCTGCTCATTTTCATGTTTTCACGCACACGGTCAAAGGTGACAATCGTATCATTGACCGAATAGCCGACGATCGTCAGAATGGCGGATATGATGAGAATATTTACTTCAATATGCAGCAGACTGAACACGGTCACGATAAAGAACGCATCATGGATCAAAGCCAGTACGGCAGTCAGTCCCTGCAAAAATTCAAATCGAATCCAGACATAAATAATGATAAAAAATGAAGCAATAATCAGCGAATACAGGCCGTTTTTCGCGAGATCTCTTCCGACCTGCGGCGAAACCGTGCTGACATTAGGCTCTACGCCATACTGTTTCTGAATCGAATTTTTGACATCCGCAACCTCAGTCCGGCTCAGGTCATCGTTGATTCGTATCGTTGCGATATTTCGATTATTTCCGGAAAGGACGGGCTGTTCCGGGGTATAACCCATATCCCGGAACGATTGTTCCACCTTTGTCACCGACATCGGATGGTTCGTCTGAATATCTACACGGGTACCACTTGAAAAGTCAATACCCAAATTGAGTTTGAAAACAAACAGAGAGACAATTCCAAGCAGGATCAATGCCGCCGAGAAGGTGAAAAACACATTCCTGTATTTCATAAAATCAAGATGATTATACAATCTGTTATAGTGCTTATAATTCATATCATGCTTCGTTTTCACGGATATCACTCCTTCTGACACCGAACAGCCATGGCTTATCATTCAGGATTCTGCTTTTAACCAGTAAACCCAGAAACAGTCGCTGACCATATACCGATGAGATAAATGTCACAACGTTACTGATCAGCAGCATAACGGCAAAGCCCTTAACCGCGCTGTTACCAAAGAAGAAGAGTACACCCGCGGCAATAATCGTGGTCAGATTGGCATCAACAACCGTTGGAAGCGCCCGATGGCTCCCTGATCTGAATGCCGACGCAATTGATTTTCCACCTCGAATTTCATCCTTGATACGTTCAAGTGTAATGATATTCGCATCGACCGCCATGCCGATACCAAGGATCATGGCCGCGATCCCCGGAAGTGTCAGAACCGCCTGCAACCCGACGAAAACACCCATAACCATATAAATATAAAAGACAAGAGTGATATTGGCAATCAGCCCGCCCAGTCTGTAGAAGGCCAGCATGAACAGGAGAATGGCTGCGACCCCGAGTGCTCCGGCAAACAGGGTATCCCTCATTGAATTCTGACCGAACTGCGCACCGACAGATGTCGAATAGGTTTCATCCATCTTAACTGGCAGTGACCCTGAATTAAGAAGATCCTTCAGATTATTGGCTTCCTGTACGGTGAAGTTTCCGGTTATCTGGACATCACTCGTATTCAGCACCTGATTCACTGCAGGGTTGGAAATAAACTTATGATTGCTTTTCTGAACTTCTTTTGCATAGGAGTCACCTTTTTGATAATCCATCCAGATGACAAGCACGTTATTCGGTGCTTTCGACAGAATATCGGAGGTCACCTTTGCAAATTTTTTCGGATCTTTCAGCTGCAGGGTAACCATCGGATGATTCAGCTCATCGAACGCAACTTTTGCCTTGCCCGGCTGCAGATCCGATCCGTCGAGCATCAGCTTGTCCTGATAATCCCTGAATGAAAGATTGGCCGTCGTCGACAGAAGCTCTCTTGCCCGCTTTTCATTCGTCACACCCGGCAACTGGACACGAATCCTGTCTCCGCTTTCGATGGCAATATTCGGTTCACTGACACCGAGGACATTGATCCGTTTGTTGATGGCCGCAACCGCATTGCTCATATCTGCTTTGTCAATTTTCTGTCCCGCTTTCAGCGGTTCCACCTGATAAAGAACTTCAAACCCGCCTTTCAGGTCAAGGCCCAGATTAATATTATGTATGATTGGCATTGTGGCAAAACCGAGGATGACTGCTGATACAACCAGAATTGCCAAAAAGGAAAATAACGGTCCTTTTTTCACCATAACCTTAACTTGCTCCCTTCTATCTTTCGGCCGGATCCTTCCGTGCGGCGATCCGGTCTTATCCTCTGAACATTATTATTTGAACAGCCCGCTGTCCATCTCTTTATCGAGTGGGGAGTCCCGGAACATGTCCATACGCAGCTTGTTCATATAATCATTAACGGTCAGCGCCATGACAGCCGCAACGACCTCATGGATTCGTTCAGGCTTCTCTCCCTTCGCTTTTTCCAGTTTTTCTTTTACAAACTGCCAGAATTCTTCCCGGCTCAGGTGATTTAGCCCGAGCAGATGAAATTCTTCCAGCTTGCTCTGGAGAAACGGTTCAATCGATTTATGCCATTTTTCCATATCCAAGGGCTTTTCTGCCATGCTGATTCCTCCCATAATGTCTATCATAGCATAATCAGAGAGCAATACGAAACACAAAATCCGGCATGTCTGAAAAACCATTTCCCCTCTTCGCTGCTCACGGAATCATCCACACATCCCTGTCATGCCGGTGGCAGTCTGATGCATATAATCCCTGTATGCGCGCGGCATTTACCGCAACCCGACGCAAAAAAGGCGGACAGGCAATGACACGTCAATCTTTTCTGAAAGGCTCATTTATTCTGATGGCTGCCGGGCTCATTACACGGATCCTTGGTATGATTAACGGAATGATCCTGTCAAGAGTGATCGGAGACGAAGGGGTTGGCCTCTTTATGATGGCCTTCCCGGCCATGCTGCTGATTGTCACCCTGACAGAACTCGGACTTCCTGTTGCCATATCCAAACTGGTAGCAGAAGCAGAAACCTTCGGGGACAGGAAAAAAATCAGGTTAATCCTCATCCTCTCGCTTACCATTGTCTGTTTGATCAGTATTATCCTGACGTCAGCCATGCTGCTTGCCATACCGGTGACGGCAAAATATCTTTTCGCCGATACCCGGGTGGTTTATCCCCTTCTGGCGATTACACCGGTGATTCCGATCGTTGCCATCAGCTCCGTCCTGCGCGGTTATTTTCAGGGCATTCGCAATATGAAACCTTACGCATTCTCCGGTATCGTTGAACAGGTCGTGCGGATTTCCCTCGTCGTTACTCTGGCGAACCTGTTAATGCCTTACGGTGTTGCTTACGCGGCTGCGGGGGCGATGATCGCCGGAGCCGCGGGCGAGTGCGCTTCACTTCTGTACATGCTTCGCATGTTCAGAAAGAGCGGCGGCATCCGGCTGAACATGCAGAGCCTGAGCCTGCTGAAGGGAAGTCGTACTACACTGCGCCGCCTGCTGAATATCGGATTGCCTACTATGGGCAGCCGCCTGATCGGTTCACTCAGCAGTTTTCTTGAACCGATGATCGTCTCGCACAGTCTGCTGATTGCCGGCTATTCAATCAAAACCTCTGCTGAACTTTACGGACAGCTGACCGGTTATGCACTCACCCTGCTTCTATTGCCTGGTTTTATCACCCATGCGCTGCACATCTCACTGGTTCCGGCGATCAGTGAAGCGATTGTCCGAAAAGATTACGGCATGATCCATTACCGTCTTAATCAATCACTTCGAATTGCGATGCTGACCGGGGGACTCTCACTGGTTGTGACCTTTTCATTTGCAGCGCCCTTAATGCAAATGATTTACGAAGCACCTGAAGCGGCATACTTTATCCACATCATGGCTCCTTTTTTCATGATTCTGTATTTTCAGGCGCCACTGCATGCTGTTCTTCAGGCACTCGATCTCGCAAAAGCAGCGATGATCAATACGCTGATCGGTGCAGTGGTTAAGATCGTCACCCTGTTTCTCCTGACCAGTAATCCGGAATTTGGCATTGCGGGGACTGCCCTGGCCATCTGCATCAATGTTGTCCTGGTCACTTTCCTTCACGCCGCTGTCATTTTTAAGACCATCGGCTTCTCCCTGATTTTTAAAGATTATATTCATACAGGGATTCTGATTGCCTGTTCAGGGATTCTTGCTCACTATCTTATCGGAAAGGCCTTAATCACCTGGTCCCTTGTTCCAAGAACCCTGGCTTTAATGACAGCCATCAGTCTGTTTTATCTGCTGCTTGGATCGTTTCTCGGTATCATCCGCAGAGATCAGCTGGCTCAGTTGCCGGTGGTTGGAAAATGGATTGCTTAAACCTCATGTGGATCTCTGGTCAAATCCATGAAGAAATTGCCAGTCTGGTCAATCGTCAGGTATTTAACCAGACGAATATCCCGATAGCCGTATTTTCTCAGTTCCTGCTTCAGCCAAAGCTGAGTCCTGCCAATCTTAAACAGATTATCCAGGCGACACTTTCCATCCTCGATTAAGGGCAGTCCCATCTGCGGCCAGGGCTGCCGGAAGGGTTCATGAACAAGTTTCGCGCCAGCATCAGATAAACTGGCGGGCACTGACTGAGATATCCTGTTCTCTGAGGGTCTCCGCCACTTATTAAAAAGCAGAGAACACCTGAAACACAGAATCAGAACAGCAATCGGTATAAGAAACAGAAACAGCGGAATATCCGGATGGATCACGGCCGCCAGTGACATTCCGACCGCCATAAAAAGCCACATCAGTTCCGATATTTTTCGGTCGGAAGGTTTTTCCGGCATCAGGTTTCTGAAAC from the Sporolactobacillus sp. Y61 genome contains:
- a CDS encoding adenine phosphoribosyltransferase; amino-acid sequence: MDYKKYIASVMDFPTKGINFRDITSLLQNGPVYQSAINEMADFARRKKAEVIVGPEARGFVIGGPIAYALGVGFVPVRKPGKLPRDVETFSYKKEYGIDTLCIHQDSIKPGQRVLVTDDLLATGGTINATINLVKKLGGDVVGVAFLIQLSELHGTRFLKDYDVLSLIDY
- the recJ gene encoding single-stranded-DNA-specific exonuclease RecJ; its protein translation is MLQPENRWITEQADTKKVRELAEDLHISSLTARLLVLRGIDNPEHAELFLHPEKMTFHDPMRMLGMREAVDRISRSAARRRKIRIFGDYDADGVTSTALLVRALSMTGAEVSWHVPNRFTEGYGPHAAAVEQAKKDGIDLIVTVDSGIAAYEAADRARQLGIDYVITDHHEPPAVLPDASTILNPKQPGCDYPFKGLSGAGVALKLTQALFGKKADPQWLALAAIGTIADLVPLRDENRLIAYQGLKRINEGTYPGINALKFKSGGKGDADSDTIGFQLGPRLNAAGRLEDAEPAVRLLLTGDETEASALADRLDKLNQERKALADRIFREADQMAASFIQRGDQALVLPGVNWNQGVIGLAASKIVEKYYRPTIILAVNEEKGVAKGSGRSIDGVNLYKALTDSSDHLAQFGGHQMAAGLSLPTTDIDDFRSDFLKAVRHQITPDMLIKKAIIEDTCQPDQITVELIEQLGQLAPFGTDNAKPLCLMDHIPLTKISAVGRDASHLKLTVKGDSAELDGIGFGMGHKRAEISPADRISMIGEWQINEWNGFKKPQMLIRDIKVDGLQVFDWRDERRLNEKLEKISPDEAEMIAFQEHTAERLQLSRAVKRCSGEQPVRKPVLVLLDLPDELEQLTGLIDRCTEVNRIYTVFHHAHDHYFSTFPTRNHFVWYYALIRQEHSFKLDETAKQIARFKGWPERMVYFMTKVFFELDFVTIDNGVLTVNPASGKTPLSDSVTYRREKNQLEMEDLFCYSPISRLKSWFEERMKHRKQADEPEGTIHGL
- a CDS encoding LapA family protein, whose product is MKKQWNILLILIFTLIVVLFSIDNVDSVTFSYLFGKADIPLILIIIGSVLIGVLLIGLSTYIKIYKQRRRIVQLERQIQRLASLHPEDAEKLAIRVSGGEEEEEGKRVSRKRLLSRK
- a CDS encoding post-transcriptional regulator, which encodes MAEKPLDMEKWHKSIEPFLQSKLEEFHLLGLNHLSREEFWQFVKEKLEKAKGEKPERIHEVVAAVMALTVNDYMNKLRMDMFRDSPLDKEMDSGLFK
- the spoVB gene encoding stage V sporulation protein B — translated: MTRQSFLKGSFILMAAGLITRILGMINGMILSRVIGDEGVGLFMMAFPAMLLIVTLTELGLPVAISKLVAEAETFGDRKKIRLILILSLTIVCLISIILTSAMLLAIPVTAKYLFADTRVVYPLLAITPVIPIVAISSVLRGYFQGIRNMKPYAFSGIVEQVVRISLVVTLANLLMPYGVAYAAAGAMIAGAAGECASLLYMLRMFRKSGGIRLNMQSLSLLKGSRTTLRRLLNIGLPTMGSRLIGSLSSFLEPMIVSHSLLIAGYSIKTSAELYGQLTGYALTLLLLPGFITHALHISLVPAISEAIVRKDYGMIHYRLNQSLRIAMLTGGLSLVVTFSFAAPLMQMIYEAPEAAYFIHIMAPFFMILYFQAPLHAVLQALDLAKAAMINTLIGAVVKIVTLFLLTSNPEFGIAGTALAICINVVLVTFLHAAVIFKTIGFSLIFKDYIHTGILIACSGILAHYLIGKALITWSLVPRTLALMTAISLFYLLLGSFLGIIRRDQLAQLPVVGKWIA
- a CDS encoding YetF domain-containing protein produces the protein MGTAVARIIFLLIILWVGFRNLMPEKPSDRKISELMWLFMAVGMSLAAVIHPDIPLFLFLIPIAVLILCFRCSLLFNKWRRPSENRISQSVPASLSDAGAKLVHEPFRQPWPQMGLPLIEDGKCRLDNLFKIGRTQLWLKQELRKYGYRDIRLVKYLTIDQTGNFFMDLTRDPHEV